The Anomalospiza imberbis isolate Cuckoo-Finch-1a 21T00152 chromosome 8, ASM3175350v1, whole genome shotgun sequence DNA window GAAGTGCTCACAGTGCAGGCTAAGCCACTCTCGCTCAGTACTGAACCTCTCAGCTTCGGCAAGGATCCTGGTCAGAGCCATGATGTAGCTCAGAGCCATCTGCAGCGTCTCATACTTGGACAGTTTCTTGTCCTGCCCCCACTGCGGAACCACCTTTCTCAAGCGATCGAAGGCCGTGTTCAGTCCCTGCATGCGCCTCCTCTCACGGGCATTGGCAGCCAGCCTCCTCTTGGCAGCGTTCTCCATCCTTTCCGAACTGCACTTCACAACACAGCCTGCTCCGCTTCTGCACTGCGAGTCTGACTCCACCACTGAGTCCAGGTGGCTGGAtttacaggttttcatcttcGATGCAGCTTCActttcacacacacaaagatCACCTAGCAAAAATTCGCTTTCTTAAAAGTGGTAAGGAAAGCAGTCATGGAGTGCTCACCCTTGTACCACTTTAATCTGTTTCCCGTATAAATTATGGAGTATGTTTCTTGgcttctaaaaaaataaatataataaaataaaagttcttCTGGAAACGTCTGAAAATTGTTTCTTATCGttgaaagaaagaatgaagcaTTTTTATGTCTTATGCTTtcattcttttaatttctttaatctCAAAGAGAGAGCGAAAACATTGAAATCTCCATTCTCAAAATGTATGCTACTGAAGAAAACGGTCTGTTGAATCCAAGAAGGATCTTACTGGATTAAAGGCACAATGACTCCAAATGGCTGTTTCAAATGAGAGAAGTCCTGATTCAGTTGAGGAGAGGATTTTGCAGTGGTGAACGGTTGCGCTCCGAAGCCGTGACTTCCTAAGAGAGACGTCTCTTTGCTTGGCTCTGCCGGCCAGCAACGATCGTGTCGAGCGGACAAGACGAGGCTTTATAGAAACTGCAAGAGCTGAACAGGTGGCAGCAGGTGGGCGGGCGGCACgctgctgccatcccagcaccttcccaccCTGGGAactacagggggaaaaaaagccaaacagtAAAATCCCAACATTGCAGCCTTCATCTGGTGAGAAGTCTTCCAAAGCCATTCTGTCCAGCCCTAACAACTTGCCATCTGGAGTAGTGTCTGGCTGGCCCCACAAGACCCTGGGCAGTTAAGCAAAAGACCCTTTCAATGGATAATCTGTTGcaactcagggaaaaaaaaatctctgtgtaTTGTAGTATTTGTACATTAAAACACATGAAAATTCTGGCTAAGTATTGAGGGTAGAAGAATAACTGCATTAATGAAACAAGAGAAAGAGCTAAAAGATACATGGCCTAAAGAGCTAAAAGATACTAAGAATACCACTGTTTTGCACATATAGTACCAAAAtaagtaaaatgaaattattagaATCCCTCCAGCATTCACAATTTTAATACTATATAAAGTACACAACATTGCAACCAGAGTAGTATCTTAAGAAAAAAGGGGATCATATATTTGCCTGCCAGCAAATTCAAagtcataaaataatttaaatatagtTAAACAGCTAAAATGTAGCTATGGATTTATCTAAtaattgcaaaaatatttagatGGGTTATGATAGTTATACACAAAAACATGGAAGTATATTAATAATCTGAAAACTGCCCTTTTAAATGCATCCTATTAAAGTATATATATGTGCATTTGACGTGAATTAAAGGTGCCTTTTTAGTAATATCTCTAAATAAGTGACAAGAATAAACGAGGATGCGAAAAACAAATCTGCTTGCTGGCAGCAAGGGATCAATTCTGCTACCAACTGTAATGCCAGAGGAGCCACAATATACACACACCCACACCCCATAATTAAAACATCTTTCTTTTACTGTACTTGTATTGTACTGAAATCATAAGTACATAAGCTTACAAGGAAATATCACATGATCCTTTTATGATGTACACaaacggggaaaaaaatcctgccaCACAATGATTTATTATCTGTATTGATTTCAAGCTTAATTAAATAGTCACCAGCATTCATAAATTAGTAACTTTTTTCATTAGAGACTGAATACTGTATATTTATTTAGAACTATAGCTCAATTGTTTTCATTATGACTCCAAAACTTGGTGTAGTTGTAAACAGCTGATTAATCCCTAGCAAAAGCAATGACAATGAAATGAGGTTGAATAATCCAAAAACAATAGGATGCAATCGAACACTAATGGACTCCAGCATGACAGATGTTGGACGTCGGCTGTTACGCCCAGTTGCTCTGCTCTTAATATTCCGCATCCTAATGACCATGAACAGAGATGATAGCTGGGGTAGGGAGTCTCCATTATTCCATTATCAAAATGTATGCcacttctttaatttttaaagaagtgCAACTTCATCACGTTTCATTAGAATTGTTCGACTTGGCTATCTGTGTGCGCTGACCTATTCTCCAAACATAAAGAGCTACTACCACACGCTAAAACGCCACTTTCTGATTATCTGTGTGAGAACAGCTCCCTTCAAAAACCCACAGACACATATGCCTTTCCCTAAAGGATCAGCAATTAGAACTTGTGagatttctgtttctgaagaTGCTCCATGGGAAGTACCGCATGTGCAGTAAAGAAAATCCACATCTGACCTTCATGCTATTGCTAAAGCATATTTTAGCGTTCCTGCAGCCTTCTATCCCAAATAAGTTTGTTAGTTAAACCCTTTGTCTCTTACAATGAATGTCAAATGATTTTTCATGTAAAAGAACATCAGAGAATTAAGGTGTTCTGTAAGTTAATAAATACTGTGTGTTCTCATGAAGTAGCTGTTACTCAATTCAGGTAATTAATCACTTTTCATCTTAAGAGTGCTGCTAACATCATGCCATAAATACTAAAAGCTCCCCTTTAAAATAGAGTACTGTATTTTTTCACTTGGCagcagttttcttttcttttcttaactTAATATGTCCTGCCAGTATAAATTACAATAAAGACTTCAAATACATTGAAAAGCACAGTGCTTCAGAAACTCTGTATTTCGCTTCGCTAATGCACAGTAACCCAGTACACAGCAGTGCTGTTAATTTTCCCTTCCTAATTGATTCACCATCATTATCATACTTTGACTAACATACTGCTGTAATCTCAGGAGAGAAGCTGTGATTTATCTCTCCTACTGAACACGCTGTAACTTCAGCTTAAATGATTTACTATCAAATCACAGGACAAGAGCCCAGATCCATTTAGACTAATAACAGGATTTTATAGCTCATAGGCAAAGCTAAAAAATGCTGGCTGATCAAAATATCCATTTTTCATCACTTAAAATTTTGTCAAGTTCCTGCTTTATGAAAGCAAAATACAGAACCTATCAAGGTCTTATTCACACAATCTAGTTCATTTGCACAGCCCCACTGCATTGCCTTATGAGAATGTTACCTCAAACTAAAAAATATCCTGCTTTATTGCTCAGTGAATAAGAGAAAGGGTATCAGTTGGAGTTTTCACAGGTTTCCTTCACTCAGTTTGATTTCCTCTATATTTCAGCTTGTCTTAATTAGTCCTTACATAATCTTATCCTCTCCTCTCTTTACTTTCAATAATTCCTCATATATATtactattttaaatatttttaaattattattaatattttaaaagatattaCTATACGCTCATGTGATAAATTGCTGTGGTGCTAAAACCTGTTCTTAAATCCTAACTGTTATTAGTTTAATGGGTTTTGTACATCAaccatttctcaaaaaaatcccttttactcttttttctcctcgtaatctcaaggcagaaaaacaccaaaatcaCCAGAAAGAAGTTCTGTATCTACCCAGTCGCTCAGATTTCAATCTTTGATTCTCTGACTATGCAGGTACCAATTTAGTGCTACTCCATGATCCTCACAGCATTATTCCTGAGTCATATTTTAATTCTAAACCAGTATAATTAAGCAAAATATTATGCTTCCctcagagaaaaacaagaaacagaTAAGAATGCTAGTTCAGTCATAAACCAGATTACTTTAGCAACTTGAAGTCACCTCtaattttaggaaaataaaggaGAGTTTCAATGCATTAAAGAAATTAGCTAGTTTCTGGATTTATGCCTACATACATAAACTCATTCAAAATTGTCTGCTAGGTATCCTCATTAAAAACTCAGATGCAATTAGTGCAGCACCCACTAAGAGATGAATGTCTTTCACCTGTACTACTGTGGAAAACACAATCTAATTACTTCTATTACTTTTATTGGGGATTGAATGGGACCAGATactaaatttaaaatgaaatgaaagcaaTATTTCTGGTTAGTCTAATTCCTCCCTACTTTCTCTAcctgtatttataaaaacatataCAAGCAATGTATCAAAACAAGAATCTTACCTCGCCCTTCTAGCCAGAACTATTTCCTCTCAGGTAGATCCTTTCTAAAAGCCTCAAGACTCCTCAGCACTGTCGTTTACCCTgagcaaagcagaaagaaaggcATGCTGTACGCTGCCTAATTAAGAGCAGGTGGGTAACCACCAAAATATGGCCATCCTTAAGGGCCCAATTTCTTGTAACATTTGACTCAGCTCACAAGACAGACTAGAAATCCATGGTGTGCAGAATCACTTCTTTTCCTGCCTTGGTTATTTGCATTGTTTTCCCTGTCACAGCTACAGAACTATCCAAAACCAACAATTCACTAGAGAACGTTGTATCCTGGAGGGACACTTAGTAACTAATACTGGAAATGGAATAACAATctacagctgcaggaggagtttgCAGTCATTCCACCTGGGGCTTCCCACCCTGCTACTGGACACCTTTTCCTTTAAAGTGCTTAGGAGAGTTCGCTTTCCTCTTCAGTCTCTCTGGGCTGAGCTCTTCTTTCTAGCAGCTCAAGTAACTGTCCCAACTACACTTCAGGATCTACTGCCATACGACCCTGCCGTTCCTACCCTCAATTCACCCATTTCTCTTCTGTTCCACATTATCCTCCTCACCTCCCTCAGGTGAGGCTCAAAAAGCAGAGCATTCCCCAGTGATCCTGCACAGAATACCCTTTCAAGCATAACTTTGAAAGCGTGCTTTTAAAATAGGAGGTCAGAAAActcttaaaaaaccaaaaaggagaaaggagtcCTTTTACCATGCAGCTAGAGGAACATGTCTTGAACATGTAACCGTTTCTCACCTACATTATATACTGAATTTGGTTACGTTATGTACCTTTGtacacacacagggacagatcATGAAAGTAGTTTCCACTAGAATGATATTGCAACCCGCTGCACCACTAAAGCAGCAAAAAAGCTCTAACGCATTACAAAGCTAGTGGATTTTCCAAGTATTATATACATGTCATGTGCTTAAAAATACAGTTATCTATCAAGGTCAACTGCATCTGCACGTGCTCAGCTATTTGCAAAAGCTGTCCTGGTGTTTTTCACAAGGGAACCTACAGACATGACAGACCAGGGCACACATGGCAACCTGGCACAATGTTCACTGCTCTGGCAGAACtgtgcaaggaagcttggctgCTGCAGTACCACAGCTGTGGGAGCTTTGTTCCACAGGTGAACCCACTAGTCTGGGTGAAATACTGACTCTCTGTTCATCTTTCAGCTGTGAATTAACTTGATCAGCACTATCTCCAGGcaatacaaattttaaaaagttacatATACCTGTTAAGCGTTACATAGGCATTCTGACACAGGCAAGAGCAGAACCCATTTATTTAAGATGTAATTCAGTTTCTTAAAgcactttttattttcctatgtACTCAGTTTCAATGAGACAAGAGTCCTCGAGAGAAGACCTTCCGTTACTATATAACTTGAGAATTATTAAAAGCACTATGCATGCTCTGCACCATGAACCAGATGAGGGAAGGAATCTACTTTATCCTCTTGATTCCAGACAGGAATTACTGGTTTTATGATCTCCGATAGATGTTTTCCTAACCTGTTCTAGAAAACCTCTAACAGGGTAATTAGCAGCACAAGTGATAAATTATTATCTTTTCATAGATCAGATACCTCAGGATTGAAAAGATGAAGTAGATGGTCAGGACATAATTCATCAGGTCATTTAACCTCATTTCCTCACAGCAGAAGGAATTATAGACTCAGGACTCTTGGGTTCAGCACCAGATTCTGGAGAGAGCGATTCTCCAGAGGTTGCTTACCTCTTAGTTCTGAGGATCTTACCTTagtctttctctctcttctggcCCCTCCCCTTTTTCTAACTTTTCAGGTGTTTCTCATCCAATTATCACCCTGCCCACTCCTCACACTTGTGTATCACAGTCACCTCTGTAAAATACAAGGGGATCTTTGAGGTTACAGAGATGGGAGCTCTCATGTTTACCCCTGTGCCCACTGTCCTCCAAATAGGAGAATCTCCAGTTGGTCCTTTTAGCCTCAGACCAGAGATGTCAGTTCCAAACTGTTCTGCAGAGAGGGCAACAGCCAAAGCCCAACTGTTTATGAATCTGCCTGGGTACTAGGATGTGTGCACTTGTGTTTAGAACTTCATAAAAGTTCTAAATTTAATGGGATGCTTGACACTGAAGCAACGCCACTGctgcaaatgaaacaaaaccgAAAATCCCATGCTTGCTGCAAAGAATGGATGAACCAAAATCTTTTAATAGGAAATCAGCTGTGTTCTTCTTTATTCAACAGACATGGTCAGACAGCCTCAAGCAGAAGGTGTGATTTGTTATTACATTTTACCTGCTGACAGGTCAGCCTTCTGCTGCGTTAGGTGGTGTTACGGCTTTTCTATCCCTAGGAGCTGCTTCCTCCCAAACCCCAGCATGGGAGGTCATAGATTGAGTCAGTTCCCCACACCAAACTTGTgagaaaacaatctttcttACACTGTAGTAAGTTACTCTTAAATTACCTATTTGCTATGACATCAGAAGTACAAGAAATACATCAACATTATTGCAGTCactgcttaaaaaaaccctcaattTCATTTGctctacattaaaaaaagataCCAAGACCATTCACAAGTTAgcctttaattttatttttctttggaattGAGTAGAAAGCCTACAAAAAGTCCTAAAAATGGAATCTGAATGGGTAACTATGCTGAGAGACAGTATGGAATTCATCAtggaacaaaattaatttcctggAAGACTCTCCCCAGCTGTTGAAGATCATCAAATATCAAGGTGTGAAAACACAacccctttttattttcttataacTCTTTTCTCCTCATCGCTGGGGACTGTATTCCTGATACACAGGAGAACTAAACCTGTTCTGTTCCTACAGTATCTACAGACTTTAGTATTGGCAATGAAGTGACTTAACGACAGCCTATGGAAGAGAGAGCTGTTACAGGAGTGGAGCTTTCTGTTTACtcttgaggggaaaaagaggagcAAAGAAAGGGAGATATAAAAGGTGTGTCATGGTATCAAAGGAGAGGAGTGTAAGAATGTGCTCCCACTGAGTTTCCCAAATACCTCATCAGAAAAAATCTTACTTACaatcaagcaaacaaaaaaaatgcttGCACATGCAGATTTTGGTCAAACAAGGAGTTTGGTGTACTTCAAAAGTAGGAAAAATTGCAGCATTTTGTTACTGAATTACATCctgttttattaaaacttttctaCATCATTTGTAACTGTGAAAAAAATGCACTCCCTGAGTAAAAGTACCATTTCTCTCCCCAGACATGAACAGCTAGTCCATCTCACTTCCAGTGAGgtttttctcccctcacatGCCAACTGTCCAGGGGACAGCACCAATGACAGCCACTCTGAACATTCAGCTTTCTATTCCTGCCACCAGAAACACTGATTTTCTCAATTCTTTCCTACAGTGAAAAGTCACTCTCTATTGTCTATTCTCTATCATGAGGCACAAAGACCTCAGCCTGAAGCTGACATCTTCCCCGCACCTGTTGCCACAAAACCCAAGGAGACGTGGAAATGAGTGCTGCAATCCACTCACGGGACACTATGACTTGTGTAGTTTCTATACTGTAGAGACTTTGCAACCTGCTTCACTCCAAGTACAGAAATAATGAATGTGCAGAACAATACAAGGTAGTTTAAGGATGAAAATGAGGGTTGAAATTgttgaaaacagaaatacttCTTGACAAGCAgacaaaaaacaaaagccagTAAAGAATGGTCTCCTttttgagaagcagaaaagtaCACAAGGAAGAAGCTCTGTGTGGGATAAAATATAGTCTCTAATGCCATGAACCTCTACAGTCCTGAGTATATTTAATATTCAGCCCTAAGTAATCTCACTGAATTCAATGGCAGTCTGCTTACATTATtagccagcagcacctggaatTTCAGAGAAAAGTGATAAAagagaatggggaaaaacaaGGGCCACAAGATGAGCTATAAGCAGAGATACAGGCAGGAACAGAAAGTGACAATAATAAAACATGGGAAGGTTTCATGTGGACTGAGCTGCAACAGTTTGCAGTGGCAGGAACACACAGTCCCTAAGATCAGGAACtgtctttgttttatttcttctcaagCCCTCTGACTGTTGTAACATGGAGAAGAGAATGTAATGCACCTTGGAAATGAATTTCAGTTATACAGCTGGCTCCTAGCCAATTAGGAAGAAGACTCTCAAAACTCCTCACCTCCCAAAAACGTAATTAATGTTGCTTGCTCAAAACAAAATCGTGTCTAGACCATGCTACAGTTTACTGAGTAATAAAAAttcaagaaggaaaaatggaGAGGGTGATGC harbors:
- the ATOH7 gene encoding transcription factor ATOH7, coding for MKTCKSSHLDSVVESDSQCRSGAGCVVKCSSERMENAAKRRLAANARERRRMQGLNTAFDRLRKVVPQWGQDKKLSKYETLQMALSYIMALTRILAEAERFSTEREWLSLHCEHFHGDSYHHYPAQKPAADGDPYAQRVFSYHPEHFQIAN